The Mesotoga sp. UBA6090 genomic interval AAAGACATCCCCATTATAGTATCGCCAGGCCTGGCAACCGCCAGATAGGCGGCCATGTTTGCCTGTGATCCCGAGTGTGGCTGAACATTCGCGAATCCAGCATCAAAAAGCTTCTTGGCCCTTTCTCGAGCAAGTTCCTCGACTTCGTCAACAAAGACACATCCACCATAATATCTTTTGGACGGATATCCTTCCGCGTATTTGTTTGTCATGACAGATCCCATAGCCTCCATGACTGCCCTAGAAACGAAGTTCTCAGAAGCAATCAGCTCTAGCCCGTTTCTCTGCCTTTCTAGCTCCTTGACCATGATATCGAATACTTGCTTATCACTTTTCTTCAAAGACTCCCACATGTAAAAAACCTCCTCCAGGATTCTATTCAGACATTTTCTTCAGTGAAATGTTGTATGGTGGCCTTGCAATTCCCTTTTCCGTGATTATTCCGGTTATCAAACTCCATGGAGTTACATCAAAAGCGGGGTTTAAACATTTAACATTATCGGGAGCAATCTGGTAGTTTCCTATGTGAGTTATCTCGCGGTGGTCTCTTTCCTCTATGGGGATTTCATCTCCTGTCGGGGTTGAGAGATCCACCGTGCTTAAAGGGGCGACTATGTAGAAGGGAATTCCATGTCTCTGAGCAAGAATCGCCACTGAATATGTCCCTATTTTGTTTGCTGAATCACCATTCGCTGCAATTCTGTCTGCTCCAACTAGTACTAGATCTACCAGTCCCTTTTTCATTACCCATCCAGACATATTGTCACAGATGAGCGTAACGTCGATCCCCGATTTTATGAGCTCCCATGCCGTCAATCGCGCCCCCTGAAGATAAGGACGTGTTTCATCGGCGTAAACAGAGATCTTCTTGCCCTGTTGAACTGCAGCTCGCATTACTCCAAGCGCCGTACCATAGTCAACTGTTGCAAGAGCTCCGGCGTTACAGTGAGTGAGTATTCCATCACCGTCTCTCACAATTGCTGCCCCGTTCTTCCCTATTGCCTTATTGATCTCGATATCTTCAGTGGCAATTCTCAGGGCTTCGCTTTCGAGAGATGCAATTAGATCATTCCTTTCCAGCTTTCGGAGCGAATTAAGCGTCCTTTCCATTCTATCAAGAGCCCAAAATAAATTCACGGCCGTAGGTCTGCTCTCTGAAAGTCTTTTCTTGACCAGAACCATGTGTCCGAAAAACATCTCTTCAGAACCGGCTTGAGCCTCTCTTGCACCGAGAAGATAACCGAATGCTGCACTTGCGCCTATTGCCGGCGCACCTCTGACAACCATATTTTTGATTGCAAGATATACGTCTTCGTGAGTTAAGCATTCAACATACTCTTCCTTTGAAGGAAGGCTTCTTTGATCGATGAGTATCAGTCGGTCTTCTTTCCATTCAAGCGTCATACTCTTGAACTTGCCCACTACAGCTTCACCCTCTGAACTATCTCTTTCACTGTCTCTCGGTAGGCGGCTTCAAGCTCGGAACCCCTCATGTGTGTCACTATACTCTTGCCTATGTCCGAAAATCCTACTAGCGCCGGATCAAAGGGAAGGGAACCCAGAAGCGGGATGTCAAAGAGATTCTCGAGATCCTTCCCTCCACCCTCTCCAAACAGCTTTATCACCTCTCCACAGTTTGGACATTTCATGTATGACATGTTTTCAACAATGCCAATAGGTCTTCTGTGCATGGTCTTGACAAGATTT includes:
- the mtnA gene encoding S-methyl-5-thioribose-1-phosphate isomerase yields the protein MTLEWKEDRLILIDQRSLPSKEEYVECLTHEDVYLAIKNMVVRGAPAIGASAAFGYLLGAREAQAGSEEMFFGHMVLVKKRLSESRPTAVNLFWALDRMERTLNSLRKLERNDLIASLESEALRIATEDIEINKAIGKNGAAIVRDGDGILTHCNAGALATVDYGTALGVMRAAVQQGKKISVYADETRPYLQGARLTAWELIKSGIDVTLICDNMSGWVMKKGLVDLVLVGADRIAANGDSANKIGTYSVAILAQRHGIPFYIVAPLSTVDLSTPTGDEIPIEERDHREITHIGNYQIAPDNVKCLNPAFDVTPWSLITGIITEKGIARPPYNISLKKMSE